In the Salinirubrum litoreum genome, one interval contains:
- a CDS encoding BMP family lipoprotein yields the protein MDRRTFIKGTGVAGIAGLAGCTGGPTQEATESATDTPTDSGGDMEDTETETTTESGPAANVGMVYALGGLGDKSFNDAAKRGVVQAEEELGIAYAEVQPEASEEFPQFQRRYAQSTDPNYDLVCCIGFAQQSALAETAPGFSDQNFMLVDAVVDEPNVANYVFREEEGSFQVGHLAGLMTTRSFDAGSGETQSDSTNVGFVGGVDAPLIRKFQAGFEAGVNYANSDVDVSTAYAGSFSDSAQGKEIATSMYQSGADIVYHAAGATGLGVFQAAKEQGKYAIGVDSDQSLTEPNFADVIMASMVKRVETPVYESIENVVNDDFNGGSTTTLGLEEDGVACVYGDQLGSAIPQDVKDAVAETREGIISGDIDVPTEPQ from the coding sequence ATGGATAGACGGACGTTCATCAAGGGGACGGGTGTCGCAGGCATCGCCGGACTCGCAGGCTGTACCGGCGGACCGACGCAGGAAGCGACAGAGAGTGCGACAGACACACCGACGGACTCCGGCGGCGACATGGAGGACACGGAGACCGAGACGACGACCGAGAGCGGGCCGGCCGCGAACGTCGGCATGGTCTACGCGCTCGGCGGTCTCGGCGACAAGTCGTTCAACGACGCCGCCAAGCGCGGTGTCGTGCAGGCCGAGGAGGAACTCGGCATCGCCTACGCCGAGGTCCAGCCCGAGGCGTCCGAGGAGTTCCCGCAGTTCCAGCGCCGGTACGCACAGTCGACGGACCCGAACTACGACCTCGTGTGCTGTATCGGCTTCGCCCAGCAGAGCGCGCTGGCGGAGACCGCACCGGGCTTCTCGGACCAGAACTTCATGCTCGTCGACGCCGTCGTCGACGAACCGAACGTCGCCAACTACGTCTTCCGCGAGGAGGAGGGCTCGTTCCAGGTCGGCCACCTCGCCGGCCTGATGACGACCCGGTCGTTCGACGCGGGGTCCGGCGAGACGCAGTCCGACTCGACGAACGTCGGCTTCGTCGGCGGCGTCGACGCGCCGCTGATCCGGAAGTTCCAGGCCGGCTTCGAGGCGGGTGTCAACTACGCCAACTCCGACGTAGACGTGAGCACGGCGTACGCCGGGTCGTTCTCCGACTCCGCACAGGGGAAGGAGATCGCCACGTCGATGTACCAGTCCGGTGCCGACATCGTCTACCACGCGGCCGGCGCGACCGGCCTCGGGGTCTTCCAGGCCGCGAAAGAGCAGGGCAAGTACGCCATCGGCGTCGACTCCGACCAGTCGCTGACCGAGCCGAACTTCGCCGACGTCATCATGGCGAGCATGGTCAAGCGCGTCGAGACGCCGGTGTACGAGTCGATCGAGAACGTCGTCAACGACGACTTCAACGGCGGTTCGACGACGACACTCGGACTGGAGGAGGACGGTGTCGCCTGCGTCTACGGCGACCAACTCGGCTCCG